The following are from one region of the Salmo trutta chromosome 22, fSalTru1.1, whole genome shotgun sequence genome:
- the atg4c gene encoding cysteine protease ATG4C yields MENKGTDEVEKLKTKFLSAWHNVKYSWALKSKTYFSRNSPVFLLGKCYHFKADDEDSPTESCSTEVCDAPSATGGDDVEAFRRDFASRVWLTYREEFPALPGSSLTSDCGWGCMLRAGQMMLAQALILHFLGRDWTWSEALALQPLDTETWTTSAAKRLVASLEASLQGERPSDPGPMLHAPGAPGRAEEADIHQREVYHRTLVSWLGDSPQAQLGVHRLVELGLVSGKRAGDWYGPAVVAHILRKAVEEATDPGLSGITAYVSQDCTVYSADVIDSHQSCVAGGADALPLTDSRAVIIFIPVRLGGEKTNPEYFSFVKSILSLEYCIGIIGGKPKQACYFVGFQDDSLIYMDPHYCQSFVDVSTNHFPLQSYHCPSPKKMPFSKMDPSCTIGFYSRSVQDYQTISHELSKVLLPSANEKYPAFTFMQGHGRDYNLSAELTPEKREWPFIRDPQSAAATAGDFVLL; encoded by the exons ATGGAGAATAAAGGGACTGATGAGGTGGAGAAATTGAAGACCAAGTTCTTGTCAGCATGGCACAATGTGAAGTACA GTTGGGCTTTGAAGTCAAAAACCTACTTTAGCAGAAATTCCCCAGTGTTCCTCCTGGGGAAATGCTACCATTTTAAGGCTGACG ATGAGGACAGCCCAACAGAGAGCTGCAGCACTGAGGTCTGTGATGCACCCTCCGCCACAGGGGGTGACGACGTGGAGGCCTTCCGGAGGGACTTTGCATCCCGTGTGTGGTTGACCTACAGAGAGGAGTTCCCTGCCCTGCCAGGCTCCTCCCTAACCTCTGACTGTGGCTGGGGCTGTATGCTGAGGGCGGGACAAATGATGCTGGCTCAGGCCCTCATACTACACTTCCTGGGCAGAG ACTGGACCTGGTCGGAGGCGTTGGCCCTCCAGCCTCTGGACACAGAGACTTGGACCACCAGTGCAGCCAAGCGTCTGGTGGCCAGCCTGGAGGCCTCACTGCAGGGAGAGAGGCCCTCAGACCCAGGACCAATGCTTCATGCTCCAGGGGCCCCTGGAAGAGCGGAGGAGGCTGACATCCACCAGAGGGAGGTCTACCACCgcaccctggtgtcctggcttgGGGACAGCCCTCAGGCACAGCTGGGTGTCCACAGGCTGGTGGAGTTAGGCCTGGTGTCTGGGAAACGGGCAGGGGACTGGTATGGCCCTGCCGTGGTGGCACACATCCTGAG AAAAGCTGTAGAGGAGGCAACGGACCCTGGGCTGTCGGGCATAACTGCTTATGTTTCCCAGGACTGTACAG TTTACAGTGCTGATGTCATCGATAGCCACCAGTCGTGCGTGGCTGGGGGAGCGGATGCCCTGCCCCTTACTGACAGCCGGGCGGTCATCATCTTCATCCCAGTCCGACTGGGGGGAGAGAAGACCAACCCAGAGTACTTCAGCTTTGTCAAG AGCATATTGAGTCTGGAGTACTGTATTGGTATCATCGGGGGCAAGCCCAAACAGGCCTGCTACTTCGTGGGCTTTCAAG ATGACAGCTTGATTTACATGGACCCTCATTACTGTCAGTCTTTTGTGGATGTCAGCACTAACCATTTCCCTCTTCAG TCGTATCATTGCCCGTCGCCAAAGAAGATGCCTTTCAGTAAGATGGACCCCAGTTGTACCATAGGCTTTTACTCAAGAAGTGTCCAGGACTACCAGACAATCAGCCACGAACTGTCCAAG GTGTTGCTGCCATCAGCGAATGAGAAATACCCAGCATTCACTTTCATGCAAGGTCACGGAAGAGATTACAACCTTTCTGCGGAGTTGACCCCGGAGAAGAGGGAATGGCCGTTTATCCGTGACCCACAGAGTGCAGCCGCTACCGCAGGAGACTTCGTGCTGCTCTGA
- the angptl3 gene encoding angiopoietin-related protein 3 — MKLFCLLFLVGLSVAQAAPRDSSRVYPTMPSQLQPQTQPPAEAKSRFAMLDDVRLLANGLLQLGQSLRDFVHKTKAQINDIFQKLTNFDRSFYQLSVVTSEIKEEEEELKKTTTFLKANNEEIRNLSLEINAKINSILQERSLLQSQVGGLEEKLKGLSESMMPGEQLSEIQSLKDVIEAQERTITDLLKAVREQHDQLNQQKTKIKTLEEKISIDHFQDATDKAMGSESETPNMFEYLTGNSTGEDSDLPVDCSDLYNRGERNSGVYPIKPNQSEPFNVYCELTSGGSTVIQRRDEGSVEFDQTWEKYEKGFGDLEREFWLGLIKIHSLAGQGDSILRIELEDWKEDRRSVEYQFTLEGPQAHYTLHLTHLSGDLPNAMGNHTRFSTKDRDNHQDSNCAKNYTGGWWFNACGDTNLNGRYMWLRSKGRSMRRKGIHWKALGISYSLKTTKISIRHA; from the exons ATGAAGCTCTTCTGCCTCCTGTTCCTGGTTGGTCTGTCTGTAGCCCAGGCAGCTCCTCGGGACTCTTCCAGGGTCTATCCCACCATGCCCTCTCAACTCCAGCCCCAGACGCAGCCTCCAGCTGAGGCCAAGTCCCGCTTCGCTATGCTGGACGATGTCCGTCTCCTGGCCAACGGTTTGCTCCAGCTGGGTCAGAGCCTCAGGGATTTTGTTCACAAGACGAAGGCCCAGATTAACGACATCTTCCAGAAGCTGACCAACTTCGATCGCTCCTTTTACCAGCTCTCCGTGGTCACCTCAGAGatcaaggaggaagaggaggagctgaAGAAGACCACCACGTTCCTGAAGGCTAACAACGAGGAGATCCGCAACCTGTCACTGGAGATCAACGCCAAGATCAACAGTATTCTGCAGGAGAGGAGCCTGCTGCAGAGTCAAGTAGGGGGGTTGGAGGAGAAGCTGAAGGGACTGTCTGAGAGCATGATGCCGGGAGAGCAGCTCAGTGAGATCCAGTCACTCAAG GATGTGATTGAGGCTCAGGAGAGGACCATCACTGACCTGCTGAAAGCTGTGAGGGAGCAGCATGATCAGCTCAACCAACAGAAAACTAAGATCAAGACTCTGGAGGAAAAG ATCAGCATCGATCATTTCCAAGACGCGACTGACAAAGCAATGGGTTCCGAATCAGAGACCCCAAACATGTTTGAGTACCTGACAGGCAACTCCACTGGTGAGGACTCAGACCTACCCGTGGACTGTAGTGATCTTtataacagaggagagaggaacagCGGGGTGTATCCCATCAAGCCAAATCAGTCAGAGCCTTTCAATGTGTACTGTGAACTGACCTCAG GAGGTTCAACAGTCATCCAGCGCAGGGACGAGGGGTCCGTGGAATTTGACCAGACATGGGAGAAGTACGAGAAAGGATTTGGGGATCTGGAAA GAGAGTTCTGGCTGGGCCTGATAAAGATCCACAGTCTGGCTGGCCAGGGTGACTCTATCCTGCGCATTGAGTTGGAGGACTGgaaggaggacaggaggtcagtAGAGTACCAGTTCACCCTGGAGGGACCCCAGGCCCACTACACCCTCCACCTCACCCACCTGTCTGGTGATCTGCCCAACGCCATGGGCAACCACACCAGGTTCTCCACCAAAGACCGAGACAACCACCAGGACTCAAACTGCGCCAAAAACTACACAG GTGGCTGGTGGTTCAACGCCTGTGGCGACACCAACCTGAACGGCAGGTACATGTGGCTGAGGTCAAAGGGTCGTTCCATGAGGAGGAAAGGTATCCACTGGAAAGCTCTGGGCATCTCCTACTCCCTCAAGACCACCAAGATCTCCATACGACACGCCTGA